The nucleotide sequence TACTACGACAATAAAATCTAcaatcacaaaaaatatatatattttaaaatctaccGTCAAAAATCTATAATCAATCATGTTTGTAATCAACATGAAACTTAGAAAAAACAGTTAGTAATTTGAAAGCATAATTGGTAAATATGTTGTGTAATTAatgtacatatgtatatatggtAATATGATAATAATCACTattagataattatatatattgcctAAAAATCCCTCTTATTAGTTATAAACTCAAAAGAGAGAACATGTAATGGCATCCTTAACGCCACATCAGTTGTAGTGGTCTTAgggaaattaaaatatttaaataatggTCTACACTTAAgaacacactttttttttttttggtcaacaaaagaaaatcagctcaaacgagccaattttGAGGTAAAACGTctacaaataaaacatgatgCAGAGACACACGCGCCTGGCGTGCTAAGGAGTCCACGCGTACATTCTGTCGTCGTGGAACGTAGAGCAAAGAAAAGGATGAGAATTCCTCCTTGTCCGTCTGGATGTCATCGAGATATGCTGCAAATGCTGGCCAATCAGTaggggaagacaccatcttcaccaagtctgagcagtcAGTAAGGAAAACCACATCCCTGAAATCGTGGCCAATCATACAGCGGATCGCCCAGAGGAAAGCTTCAACTTCAGTATGTAACGGGGATAAACTTCGCCGGAAATTGGTCGCTCCAAACACCGGAGAGGTGTCTTGTGACGAGAAACAACACCATCCTGCACCTGAAAAAGCATCAGAGTCCTTCCACGAGCCATCAACATAACACCGATAGCCCGTAAAAGTCCGTGGAAGCGAAGCACACAGCCGGGGTCCGGAAGATGGATGCAGAGGGATGATAGGGTGCTCATCCTCCTCGATATCCACCTGTGCCTCCTGCCAGGTTACCGCCTCGCCTTCTGCCACCCTGACTACCACATCCGGGCGTTCATCAATGCTGTCGAAAACACTAGCATTCcgcgctttccaaatataccacatcaGCCAAGGAAAAGCCGAGATGTGTGAACCCGGACCTTTTGGATCCAAAAAATGATCTAAATTAGCATAGACCGACCCTGTCGGGAAAAGCTGTGGTCCCACTGGGACATTTGCcaaagcccaaacctgtctaGCCGGCGGACACAAGAAAATGGCATGATTGATATCTTCCGCCTCCATCCCACATCGTGTGCAAACAACATCACAACTCACCCCTCGACGGCGTAAATTAGTCGAGACCGATATACATCCCGAtaaaacttgccacataaaatgctgTAATTTTGGCGGACACCGCACCTTCCACACCCTTGCAAGAAGTGGGGTGAAATCTGGTCCAGAGGCCAAGGCCCGAAAAGGACCCTGGACATCTGAGCGTGCCATCTCATAccctgatttaaccgtatatttCCCAGATTTGGTAAAATGCCATCCAAAATAATCATCTCTCAGTTGTCTGCCAAGAGGTATAGCCTCAATCAGTGCAACATCCTCAGAGTCGAAATGATGCATGAGTAGATCCTTACGCCAAGAATTTGCTGACCGATCAATCAAATGAGATATCGGGAGATTTGGGTCCTTAAAAGGACCGTTACTTAAGGCTGGTCTCGCGAATTGAGCTGGGACCCAGGGATCGCTCCAAATAGAAATGGAGGTCCCTGACCCAACCCGTGTAATAAGGCCTTTGttcaccagagagcgagcagaaacgATGCTCCTCCACCCGTACGAGGGTGAATAAGATCGTATAGGATCCATAGGATCAGAGTTCCGATAATatctacttttaaaaacccGTGCAAAGAGAGAGTCTGGATACTCTATCAGTCTCCATAGTTGCTTAGCCAGCAGAGCCGTATTAAAGTCATCAACACTCTTAAACCCCAAACCACCTAACTGTTTGCTACAACAGAGGCGTTCCCACGCAATCCAATGCATACCCCCAGACTGACCATTTGTACTCCACCAGAAATTTGCCACTGCACTAGTTAGTTTTGTTGTAATTGTCTTTGGTAGACGataacaagacatcacaaaagtcAGAACAGCCGTAGCGACTGACTTGACCATAACCTCTTTCCCCCCTTTTGAGAGTAGCCTCGCCGACCACCCAGTCGTACGACTCTGCAAACGATCCCTGACGTAAGAGAAAACCTTAGTTTTGGACCCTCCAAGGCTctcaggaatacccaaataaGAGCCCATTCCCCCTCGATTAGTAATCCCTAGAACCCCCTGCAATTCCGTCTGGACGGCCGCCTCAACCGTGTGACCAAATTGAATCGAAGACTTTGCCAAATTAACCTGCTGGCCCGAAACCCTCTCATACTGCCTTAGGATCTCTAAAATCGCCAGGCATTGATCCTTATCAACCTTACAAAAGAACAGgctatcatccgcaaataaTAAGTGAGTGATTGGCGGACACTTATTAGCAACCTTAATACCCGTAATCCGTTTATCTGCCTCCGCCTTCCGAAGATTCGCAATAAGGACCTCCGTGcagagaataaacaaataagaagAAAGCGGATCCCCCTGCCGGAGGCCCCTTTCCGGAACAATTAAACCATTCGGTTGCCCATTTAGAAGAACCCGATACTCCACCGAAGAAACACAATACATGATCCAGGAAATCCAGCATTCTGAAAATCCCATTTTCCGAAATAGCGCCTCTAAGAAACCCCACTCAACTCTATCAtacgccttactcatatccgtctttattgccataaatttaCCTTTACACGAATTATTCGTCCGCagcccatgaaacatctcttgagcaatcAAGATATTATCTGAGATCAACCGACCCGGGACAAAGGCCGTCTGTGTCTCCGAAATAAGTCCTGGTAAAAGAAGCTTTAACCGTTGACACAAAACCTTAGAGATAACCTTATACGCCACATTGCACAAGCTAATGGGGCGCAACTCCGTCATCCTTGTCGGCTTGGCTACCTTAGGGATAAGACAGATATGTGTCCGATTTAATTCCTTATCAAAAACACCTTCCTCCAGAAATTGATTAACCATATAGACAAGATCAGTCTTAACGACTGACCATGCTTTCTGGAAAAACAAAGCAGTCATCCCATCCGGCCCCGGAGCTTTATCCGGGTNCATTAACCATATAGACAAGATCAGTCTTAACGACTGGCCACgctttttggaaaaacaaagcaGTCATCCCATCCGGCCCCGGAGCTTTATCCGGGTGCATCATAAATAGAGCCTGCCGAACCTCTGCTTCCGTAGCCGGAGCAGTTAACCGGGTATTATCCGCATCCGTAATAACCGTATTAACCTCCCGTAGAACACCCTCAAAATTATCTGGGTTAATGGAAGTAAAAAGCTCCTCGAAATACGAAATCGCCGTATCACAGATATCCTCATCGTCTGTTGNATAATAACCGTATTAACCTCCCGTAGAACACCTCAAAATTATCTGGGTTAATGGAAGTAAAAAGTTCCTCGAAATACGAAATCGCCGTATCACAGATATCCTCATCGTCTGTTGACCAGACATCCTGTGAATTATAAAGGCCTACAATCCGATTTCGAGCTCGTCGCTGTTTAGTTTGGGcctgaaaatattttgtattcttaTCCCCCACCCGCATCCAACGATTCCTACTTTTCTGATCCCAATGAATTTCCTCATCCCGATATGCCTCAAACAACCGGGAATTCAACATCGAGATTGATTCCGGTGTAGACGCATCATCCGCCTGAGCCACTTCCAACTGTCGTTTAAGATCCTCGATTAAATCCCTACCATAGGGAACCTGAGTCTTACGCCAGCGAGAAATCGCCCACCGACAAGAcacaattttatccataaacCCCGCCGAGCCCGGGTCCTGGTCAGCATGCCAACCAGAAGCTATCGCCTCCATTAAACCCGCCTTACCAACCCAGCGCCGATCAAACATAAAACTTTGCCTACCCCGTGGCCGCTTCGCACCTATACTCGTTATCAGAGGCATGTGATCCGACGCGATCATTGGTAGATATTCCGTCACTGTATCGGGGAATAAATCATGCCAATCCTCGTTACCCAAAGCTCTGTCCAAACGACACCTGATAGGCTTTTTGTCCCTCCATCCTTTCCAAGACAAACAATCCCCCAGAAAAGGAAATTCCAGGAGGCCACAATCGCTGATCATTCCattaaaagcaagaaaagaggAAGCAGGACGAAGCCTCCCTCCCCGTTTTTCATGATTACCggttaattcattaaaatctccaataaGAAACCAAGGTGTAGACCGAGTAGTACCGATTCGTATTAACCGTTCTCAAACCAAATCCCGGTTTTTTggaaccggatcaccataaacaaagGTTAAATGAATAACACGACCTTTGAAACATGCTTCAACATCAATTAATCTATTTGATTCCATTAATATTGAAACATTAAAAGCATccttattataaaataaagccaACCCTCCACTTGAACCAATAGGCTCTACTGTTTTTAAATCAGAATAGCCAAAATGGCCtacaaatttttccaaaaaagacaaagactgttttgtttccataagaaataaaaaatctggccTATGTTTATTCCAGAGATCTCTAAGATTCCCTATAGAGGCCTTATTACCAagcccttgacaattccaacttaaTACATTCATTTAACAATTTTTGGTTTGGGTGGTTTAACCCCCCCCCGGCCCGCCTTTTGCCCCATCCTGAGCCTTTGAGGCAGGTCCATTCTCGCTAGTACTTGGACCATGCGGAGGACGCCTTCTAGGCGATAGCAGCATCTGCGCATTGCGCTTCTTAGCGCATACACCCCGTAGAACCGGCCCCCGCCCCTTCTTCCCCTTTGTCTCATCCGCTTGAAGCCTGGCACCCTCAATTGCCACCTCCCCTGTCGCACCATCATCTCCCCCTGAATCCTCATCCAAATCGTTAAAAGTATCAGGGTCCTCGTCTACCACCCCAACATCCTGGTCCATTTGACCAAACTCACCACCACCCTCCCCAAATTCTCTCTGGACATCACCCATTCCCACATTGTTCGCTTGAGGATCCACCCCATCCGATACTGAGGTGGTTTGCAAGTCACGAACCTGACCGCAGACACTACGTCCCTCCCCAACATCACCTGCAACGTCACCAGCACCCTTAGTATCCGCTACGGGAAGAACATCACCCTCCAACCGTGCCTCCACCAAAGCCAGAGCAGGAGTCCGTGAAACCTCCTGGATAAATACCGCGGCAACACCATGAGCAAGAGCTGTGTCACCAGAACTCTGCAAGGCACCCTCTCCTCCCACCAACTCTGTCGAGACATCCATAATCTGTCCCTCCTCAACAACCTCTCCCTCCACGACCGGAGTCACCAAAGGACCCCCAACCACATTAACATCCTGAAACAAAGGTCTCCTGACCACCCTGTGTGGTTGTGATTGCCCCCGCTGCAAACCCACTTCCTCAACCACCGGCTCATGAACCCTTTCCTCACGAGTGCGACTCTGTCCCTTCGCCTTTCCTTGTCGACCCCGAGAATCCTGTGTAGTCCCCATCTGGGAAGGATTCTTAGCCCGAGAAGAAGACCCAGCCCCCGGCTCCACTCTAGGCTTGGAAGAGCCTTGAGTATGACCTTGGTGACGCCCCTTATGAGAACCATGTCCTCCTCTAGCTTCCGCCAGAACCGCCCCTTTGTAACTCAACATCTGTCCTTGATCACTGCTCACCTCCGAACCAAAATCACCCCGTACAGGAGCCAAAGAAACCCGTGTTGGGCAAACCTTTTCATCATGGCATAGACTGGAACAAATCTTACACCAACCATGAAGACGTTCGTAAATGAGCTTCACAATCGTAACCTAACCATTATAAAACTCAATATCCGTTTCAAAACAGAGCGGCTTCATTCCATCAATCGTTACCTGGACCCTCCCTCTGTTTATATCAACAGCTTCCACCACACCCAAAGCCGATCCAATAACCCGAAATGTTGGCTCCGCCCAAAACTGAATGGGTACATCAGAGACCCGAATCCAGAACTTCAGTGAGGATGGGTAAGCCGGATCCACCACTGGAGTCCAACGAACCAGAGAAACCATCCAGGAGTCAAAATGAAACGGCTCCTTCCTCATGACCTCCAAAATATCAGCTTCCTCATCGAAATCTAGCTGAAACTTCCCGGATCCCAACTCTGCACCAGCAACTCTACCCTCCACCTGCCAAATCCGCGGCATGACAATGAGCAAAGACTTCAAATCCTGAACTTCAGGATTGAAACACCGCCCAATGAGTGTCTTTGAATAACCGGCAATGAGAGCAGAGTTATCAAAGAACGGAATCTTAATCTTCCGCCGTGAACCAGAAGCACCCTCCGACAATCCAGCTAACCCCTTCCCCATAAGACCGCTTTGAGCCATGATGCAACAGAACGTAAACAACCGAGTAAAAACTGCAAAAACTCtcctcaaagaaagaaaacagagaagaatgATCGAAGTTGCTGTCCGAACCCACTGATAAAATAATCGAGACCAGAGCAAAAGGCAGAAAAGGAAAACGATATCAATCAGATCAGATACGATTCCAACCGAGGCTAAAATTCTGTCAATAGTCGCCCGAACCAAATCACAAATCCTCAACGAATCCTGTGTAATATCCCCCAATAAATCCCTAATCGGTAAAGAGAAAGAACGAAATCGAACATGGGCTCGGATAAGGAAACCCAAATCAAAGAAAGGAGATCCGAATCTGCCCAAGTACAGGAACGTGACAGTAGATTCCAAAACCTGGGACCATTTGCCAATCAACACCGATAGGAAATCCCCCATTAAAACCGTCGAATCCTGTAGATCCGTAGAAATCCGATCACCTCCTTTAAAGGACATGGATCTCCTCCATTTCGAAGCAAAACAAATTAGGAAAGACCCAAGGCACCCAATATCCCCCAATCCTGCTTCCGAATCAAAGATCCACCAAATCTGAAAACCGAGAGGTTTCGTGACCCAACGACCCCCAAAATCCCGAAAGACAAGCCCGAAAAAATCATCAATGAGACAATCTCCATGAGCAGACCGACCAAAAACCACTAGATCCGAAGAAAGCACAATAGAATCCCATTCAATAACCCAACAGAAAATCCAGAACATCCGAAAATCTCTGAAGATACTTAAAAC is from Camelina sativa cultivar DH55 chromosome 20, Cs, whole genome shotgun sequence and encodes:
- the LOC104772536 gene encoding uncharacterized protein LOC104772536 encodes the protein MTALFFQKAWSVVKTDLVYMVNQFLEEGVFDKELNRTHICLIPKVAKPTRMTELRPISLCNVAYKVISKVLCQRLKLLLPGLISETQTAFVPGRLISDNILIAQEMFHGLRTNNSCKGKFMAIKTDMSKAYDRVEWGFLEALFRKMGFSECWISWIMYCVSSVEYRVLLNGQPNGLIVPERGLRQGDPLSSYLFILCTEVLIANLRKAEADKRITGIKVANKCPPITHLLFADDSLFFCKVDKDQCLAILEILRQYERVSGQQVNLAKSSIQFGHTVEAAVQTELQGVLGITNRGGMGSYLGIPESLGGSKTKVFSYVRDRLQSRTTGWSARLLSKGGKEVMVKSVATAVLTFVMSCYRLPKTITTKLTSAVANFWWSTNGQSGGMHWIAWERLCCSKQLGGLGFKSVDDFNTALLAKQLWRLIEYPDSLFARVFKSRYYRNSDPMDPIRSYSPSYGWRSIVSARSLVNKGLITRVGSGTSISIWSDPWVPAQFARPALSNGPFKDPNLPISHLIDRSANSWRKDLLMHHFDSEDVALIEAIPLGRQLRDDYFGWHFTKSGKYTVKSGYEMARSDVQGPFRALASGPDFTPLLARVWKVRCPPKLQHFMWQVLSGCISVSTNLRRRGVSCDVVCTRCGMEAEDINHAIFLCPPARQVWALANVPVGPQLFPTGSVYANLDHFLDPKGPGSHISAFPWLMWYIWKARNASVFDSIDERPDVVVRVAEGEAVTWQEAQVDIEEDEHPIIPLHPSSGPRLCASLPRTFTGYRCYVDGSWKDSDAFSGAGWCCFSSQDTSPVFGATNFRRSLSPLHTEVEAFLWAIRCMIGHDFRDVVFLTDCSDLVKMVSSPTDWPAFAAYLDDIQTDKEEFSSFSLLYVPRRQNVRVDSLARQARVSLHHVLFVDVLPQNWLV